The following coding sequences lie in one Ptychodera flava strain L36383 unplaced genomic scaffold, AS_Pfla_20210202 Scaffold_109__1_contigs__length_247351_pilon, whole genome shotgun sequence genomic window:
- the LOC139126627 gene encoding UPF0696 protein C11orf68-like: MASAASLTHSRFVGGRLAFGWLHYDVSSGISVDEFTTANRPSQIHSSQAIQWITVANPYKVGNESEADREGLLEAWMELQSSGEVINSAKVSALAAQYSYTVGKWMLFPSPAKVDDLWCKVAKATHEGNLGISAKVSPDNGDGKHHLICVYTQDYLDQSDVNAVLERLRGLGVNGTINYKPDVYTTLGIYAKNPWNIKASVYTSKQ, translated from the exons ATGGCGTCTGCAGCGTCGTTGACACACAGCAGATTTGTCGGTGGCAGGCTGGCATTCGGTTGGCTGCATTATGACGTCTCTTCTGGAATATCTGTTGATGAATTTACCACCGCTAACAGACCATCACAAATTCACAG TTCACAGGCAATTCAGTGGATTACTGTTGCAAATCCTTACAAAGTTGGAAATGAAAGTGAAGCTGATAGGGAGGGATTGCTTGAGGCTTGGATGGAGTTACAGAGTTCCGGAGAAGTGATAAACTCCGCCAAAGTATCCGCTCTGGCAGCTCAATACAGCTATACAGTTGGAAAATGGATGCTCTTCCCATCGCCTGCCAAGGTTGATGACCTCTGGTGTAAGGTCGCCAAGGCAACTCATGAAGGGAATCTTGGGATATCGGCCAAAGTGAGTCCTGACAACGGCGACGGTAAACACCACTTGATCTGTGTTTACACACAGGATTATCTCGATCAGTCTGACGTAAATGCAGTACTAGAGAGACTCCGAGGTCTCGGAGTCAACGGTACCATCAATTATAAACCAGACGTCTATACAACCCTTGGTATCTATGCCAAGAATCCATGGAACATCAAGGCATCAGTATACACATCTAAGCAATAA
- the LOC139126628 gene encoding V-type proton ATPase subunit F-like — MAGARGRLIAVIGDEDTCTGFLLGGVGELNKSRQPNFMVVEKDTSINEIEDCFKKFLNRSDIAIILINQNVAELIRHLIESHQLPIPAVLEIPSKDSPYDPSRDSILRRAKGMFSAEDFR; from the exons ATGGCTGGAGCAAGAGGTCGGCTGATCGCTGTTATCGGCGACGAG GACACATGTACCGGGTTTCTGTTAGGAGGTGTAGGTGAGCTCAACAAGAGTAGACAACCTAACTTTATGGTGGTAGAAAAAG ACACCAGTATCAATGAAATAGAAGACTGCTTCAAGAAATTTCTGAACAGAAGTGATATAGCCATCATCCTGATCAACCAGAATGTAGCTGAGTTGATCCGACATCTCATAGAAAGCCATCAGTTGCCAATTCCAGCAGTTCTGGAGATCCCTTCCAAGGATAGTCCATATGATCCTTccagagattccattctaagaAGAGCCAAG GGTATGTTCTCTGCGGAAGACTTCAGATAA
- the LOC139126625 gene encoding transmembrane and ubiquitin-like domain-containing protein 1: MPLIEGIGDEVTIAAVAMTLVVTVLVAWWSTFVGDRPLHVHIIRRSNRISPRQRRRYEQLQRQRGSETSDSVSEAANSGASEDVNADSANVNESSVAESAEEGSENIQQDVSGQQGNTDTPNTNSQKMTSVPQNMAGESGDGDVEIIGAVADTECVTRTHGEFGETELRNRRTGEQIFSSADQNRTLSQSTEDNVQSLSQNLRDNSSAIKEREQTVESSVTESTTQASPPEHERPDEGNDVPSPDDETQRTDPSEADNAGMQDEVPANHIRIRLKFLNESERMVFARPQDTLGQFRREKFAQEILAGRTVRFIFNGHLLREDNQRLLDFNISDNSVLHCHISHGTSAPAEPAELQNVDIDLGRFMVPLFGFILLSVWYLRWQYRYMFNATSTIALIAVSLLFVLAVLAAWRS, translated from the exons ATGCCTTTAATTGAAGGAATAGGTGATGAGGTTACCATAGCAGCCGTTGCCATGACACTGGTTGTCACGGTACTAGTTGCATGGTGGTCTACATTCGTTGGTGATCGGCCGCTGCATGTGCATATAATCAGGCGGAGTAATCGCATCTCACCACGGCAGCGGCGGCGATACGAACAGTTGCAGCGGCAGAGAGGATCGGAGACCAGTGACAGCGTATCAGAAGCAGCAAACAGTGGCGCCAGTGAAGATGTGAACGCAGACAGTGCCAATGTTAATGAAAGCAGTGTAGCAGAGAGTGCAGAGGAAGGTAGTGAAAACATCCAGCAGGATGTATCTGGACAACAAGGCAACACTGATACACCGAATACCAACTCACAGAAAATGACTTCGGTGCCGCAAAACATGGCTGGTGAGTCTGGTGATGGAGATGTGGAAATTATCGGCGCAGTAGCCGATACTGAATGTGTTACAAGGACTCATGGTGAGTTTGGTGAAACTGAACTGAGGAACAGACGGACTGGGGAGCAGATTTTCAGCAGTGCTGATCAAAATAGAACTTTGAGTCAAAGTACAGAAGATAATGTGCAATCGCTATCGCAAAACCTCAGAGACAATAGCAGTGCAATTAAAGAACGTGAACAGACAGTGGAAAGTTCTGTTACAGAAAGTACAACTCAGGCTAGTCCACCGGAACATGAGCGTCCTGATGAAGGAAATGATGTTCCAAGTCCTGATGACGAGACACAAAGAACTGATCCCAGCGAAGCTGATAATGCCGGTATGCAGGATGAAGTACCTGCCAATCATATACGAATCAGACTCAAATTCTTGAATGAAAGTGAACGTATGGTATTTGCAAGACCTCAAGATACACTTGGACAGttcagaag GGAGAAGTTTGCTCAGGAAATCTTAGCTGGCAGGACAGTGAGGTTTATATTCAATGGTCATCTGTTGCGCGAGGACAACCAAAGACTGCTTGATTTTAACATCAGTGATAACAGTGTCTTGCACTGTCACATATCACACGGCACATCAGCTCCAGCCGAACCAGCAGAGCTTCAAAATGTGGACATTGATCTGGGCAGGTTTATGGTGCCCCTGTTTGGCTTCATACTCCTCTCAGTGTGGTACCTACGATGGCAGTATAGGTACATGTTTAACGCGACGTCAACGATAGCACTGATTGCCGTGAGTCTGTTGTTCGTGCTGGCCGTGCTTGCTGCATGGAGATCATAG